The nucleotide window CGAGGCTTGCCACCGAGGCGAGAGGGGTGGGTTTAGGTTCGAGGTTTGAGGTCGCTGCCAGGCACCGGTCCCTCACCTCGACGTTGGGCAGAAAATTAGCATGAGCGAAGATGAGAACACATCCCCAGGTGGTATAGTTAAGCAGACGATCGATTCTGTTACCGGTCTTGCAATGGCGGTCCCAATTTATGAGGACGCGCTTCAGCCCCTTGCCAAGGAGGCAGGTAAGGCTCTGGGGACAGTCGGAAAAGCCGTTAACTTAGCTTTAGAACCTCTGGCAGGACTTGTCTGGGGTTATGACCAGATTAAGAAGTTTGTCCAAGAAACAGTGGCAGAGAAGCTAGAAGGTGTTCCGCCGGAACAGATTCAGTCACCAAACCCGAGCGTTGCGGGGCCGGCCCTTGAGGCACTGAAATACAATGGACATGACCCTGATCTGCGAGAGATGTATGCAAACTTGCTCACCACTTCGTTGGACAGCAAGACGGCAAGGGAAGCTCACCCTGGATTTGTAGAGATTTTGAAGAGCATGAGTCCGGATGAGGCTCGCGTCTTAAGGATATTTGTCGCAGGACAATCAAAACCATTACTCGACATCCAACTTCATATGAAAGATGATGGGTATGGCGTGCTCCATCAGAACGTAAGTCTCATCGGAACAGAAGCAGGATGTGCGTATCCTGATCTCACGCCGAGCTACCTGGATAATCTTTGTCGGCTTGGCTTGCTTGAAATCGATAACATG belongs to Verrucomicrobiia bacterium and includes:
- a CDS encoding DUF4393 domain-containing protein, translating into MSEDENTSPGGIVKQTIDSVTGLAMAVPIYEDALQPLAKEAGKALGTVGKAVNLALEPLAGLVWGYDQIKKFVQETVAEKLEGVPPEQIQSPNPSVAGPALEALKYNGHDPDLREMYANLLTTSLDSKTAREAHPGFVEILKSMSPDEARVLRIFVAGQSKPLLDIQLHMKDDGYGVLHQNVSLIGTEAGCAYPDLTPSYLDNLCRLGLLEIDNMARLKDDKVYETIETAPSVKLLKEHYEKQDGLKIYLKRKKIDVTHLGRQFANACIFDKRVKEPRAQPGAAPNGGPATRVGNSGAGEGPPSVS